In Phycisphaerales bacterium, the following proteins share a genomic window:
- a CDS encoding Gfo/Idh/MocA family oxidoreductase, with the protein MGMGGGSGAVRVGLIGTKFMGRAHSNAWLKVGRFFDLPLSVEMYAVCGRDRVETPNFAQRWGWRNALTDWRELIADEQVNLIDVGTPNDMHAEQSIAALEAGRHVACEKPLAGTLAEARQMRDAARKARKCKTFVWFNYRRCPAVALAHQLVASGRLGRIYHVRAAYLQDWGGPDTPLVWRFKGSVAGSGAHGDLNAHIIDMARFITDDEITEVAGAIEETFIKQRLIPEGVGAAIKGSAAKGAAKPQAAKGRTGRSTVDDAVLFLARFKRGAVASFEATRLATGNKNRNTIEVNGERGALRFNFERMNELEFYDATADATTRGWTTIMCTDAAKHPYAAAWWPDAHVLGYEHGFVNQAADIVRMLAGKKPEVPMPDFEDAYKTQCVLEAAIVSARQKRPVAISEFR; encoded by the coding sequence ATGGGCATGGGTGGAGGCAGCGGGGCGGTCCGGGTCGGACTCATCGGCACCAAGTTCATGGGCCGGGCCCATTCGAACGCGTGGCTCAAGGTCGGCCGCTTTTTCGATCTGCCGCTTTCTGTCGAGATGTACGCGGTGTGCGGGCGCGACCGGGTGGAGACGCCGAATTTTGCCCAGCGCTGGGGCTGGCGCAACGCGCTGACCGACTGGCGCGAACTGATCGCGGATGAGCAGGTCAATCTCATCGACGTCGGCACGCCAAACGACATGCACGCCGAGCAGTCGATTGCCGCGCTCGAGGCGGGCAGGCACGTGGCGTGCGAAAAGCCGCTGGCGGGAACGCTCGCCGAGGCGCGGCAGATGCGCGACGCAGCCCGCAAGGCGCGCAAGTGCAAAACGTTTGTCTGGTTTAACTACCGCCGCTGCCCGGCGGTCGCGCTGGCGCACCAACTGGTCGCCTCGGGCCGGCTCGGGCGGATTTACCACGTCCGCGCGGCCTATCTACAGGACTGGGGCGGGCCCGACACGCCGCTCGTCTGGCGCTTCAAGGGCAGCGTCGCCGGGTCAGGCGCGCACGGCGATCTCAACGCCCACATCATCGACATGGCCCGGTTCATCACCGACGACGAGATAACCGAGGTCGCTGGCGCGATCGAGGAGACGTTCATCAAGCAGCGATTGATTCCCGAGGGCGTGGGGGCGGCGATCAAGGGCAGCGCCGCGAAGGGCGCCGCGAAGCCGCAAGCGGCAAAGGGGCGCACGGGCCGCTCGACCGTCGATGATGCGGTGCTGTTCCTGGCGCGATTCAAGCGCGGCGCCGTCGCCAGTTTCGAAGCAACCCGCCTCGCCACCGGCAACAAGAACCGCAACACGATTGAAGTCAACGGCGAGCGCGGCGCCCTGCGGTTCAACTTCGAGCGCATGAACGAACTTGAGTTCTACGACGCCACCGCGGATGCCACGACGCGCGGCTGGACAACGATCATGTGCACCGACGCCGCGAAGCACCCGTACGCCGCTGCATGGTGGCCGGACGCCCACGTGCTCGGTTACGAGCACGGATTCGTCAACCAGGCGGCCGACATCGTGCGCATGCTCGCTGGAAAAAAACCGGAAGTTCCCATGCCCGATTTTGAAGACGCGTACAAGACGCAGTGCGTGCTTGAAGCGGCAATCGTCTCGGCGCGGCAGAAACGGCCGGTGGCGATCTCCGAATTCAGGTGA
- the tsaE gene encoding tRNA (adenosine(37)-N6)-threonylcarbamoyltransferase complex ATPase subunit type 1 TsaE produces MTQQLSHSAEDTMRIAADLARTLKGGELIALRGELGAGKTCFVRGLARGMGIDPAVVSSPTFVIMHEYESKQDLRPRVLIHIDAYRLRGSDELESIGWDELVEKHDAVIALEWPERVAGVLPHDHLDITLEHRGDEERLITIQPRGDAAPGATRAKPCPICQMEVAPETETFPFCSTRCRLADLNRWMGGAYRVSRPATDPRDWEENAL; encoded by the coding sequence GTGACGCAACAACTCTCGCACAGCGCTGAAGACACCATGCGCATCGCCGCCGACCTGGCGCGCACGCTCAAGGGCGGCGAACTGATCGCGCTGCGCGGCGAGCTGGGCGCGGGTAAGACGTGCTTCGTGCGCGGCCTGGCGCGCGGCATGGGAATTGATCCCGCCGTCGTGAGCAGCCCGACGTTCGTCATCATGCACGAATACGAATCGAAGCAGGATCTGCGGCCGCGCGTGCTCATTCACATCGACGCCTACCGCCTGCGAGGCAGCGATGAACTCGAGAGCATCGGCTGGGATGAACTCGTCGAGAAGCACGATGCGGTCATCGCCCTCGAATGGCCCGAGCGCGTGGCGGGCGTGCTGCCGCATGATCACCTCGACATCACGCTCGAACATCGCGGAGATGAGGAGCGGCTCATCACAATTCAGCCGCGCGGCGATGCGGCGCCGGGCGCGACTCGAGCCAAGCCGTGTCCGATCTGCCAGATGGAAGTGGCCCCCGAAACCGAGACGTTTCCGTTCTGCTCGACTCGCTGCCGGCTGGCGGATCTGAACCGGTGGATGGGCGGCGCCTATCGCGTGAGTCGCCCGGCGACGGATCCGCGCGACTGGGAGGAGAATGCTCTGTAG
- the thiL gene encoding thiamine-phosphate kinase, which yields MKEFRLLSRVYEHNAALDARVLIPPGDDMGMVRIDGAEVLAAVDQIVAGRHFTLDLTPLHLIGRKAITRNLSDIAAMAARPVAALAAVVLPLDWQESQALELFEAMRTTAEQYDCPLIGGDISMAEAPLMCSVTVLARPGPRGAIRRSGAGPGDAVYVTGRLGGSVAADGSGRHLTFEPRIELALALAERFDVHAMIDISDGLGRDAGHIAEMSGVQIEIDAARVPCSPGCDWRRAMSDGEDYELCFTVQAGVELPGELAGVGLTRVGAARSRAADEPAIVVRAGGDVIDGSSLGWEHGAAT from the coding sequence GTGAAGGAATTCCGCCTGCTATCCCGTGTGTACGAGCACAACGCGGCTCTTGATGCGCGCGTGCTGATCCCGCCGGGCGATGACATGGGGATGGTCCGCATCGACGGCGCCGAGGTGCTGGCCGCGGTCGATCAGATCGTCGCCGGCCGGCATTTCACGCTCGATTTGACGCCGTTGCATCTCATCGGCCGCAAAGCCATCACTCGCAACCTCAGCGACATCGCGGCCATGGCGGCCCGGCCGGTGGCGGCGCTGGCGGCTGTCGTGCTGCCGCTGGACTGGCAGGAGTCGCAGGCGCTGGAACTCTTCGAAGCCATGCGGACCACCGCCGAGCAGTACGACTGCCCGCTCATCGGCGGCGACATCTCGATGGCGGAGGCACCGCTGATGTGCAGCGTGACGGTGCTCGCCCGGCCGGGGCCGCGCGGGGCGATTCGGCGCAGCGGCGCCGGGCCAGGCGATGCTGTTTACGTCACCGGACGACTTGGCGGGAGCGTTGCCGCCGACGGGAGCGGGCGTCACCTGACCTTCGAGCCGCGCATCGAACTGGCGCTGGCACTGGCGGAGCGATTCGACGTGCACGCGATGATTGACATCAGCGACGGCCTTGGGCGCGACGCGGGCCACATTGCCGAAATGTCCGGCGTGCAGATCGAGATCGACGCCGCACGAGTGCCGTGCTCGCCCGGCTGCGACTGGCGCCGCGCGATGAGCGACGGCGAAGACTACGAATTGTGCTTCACGGTGCAGGCCGGCGTGGAGCTGCCGGGCGAACTGGCCGGCGTAGGGCTGACGCGCGTGGGCGCCGCAAGGAGCCGGGCGGCGGACGAGCCGGCGATCGTCGTGCGCGCGGGCGGCGACGTGATTGACGGCTCAAGCCTCGGCTGGGAACACGGAGCGGCGACGTGA
- the sppA gene encoding signal peptide peptidase SppA, which translates to MSTPRHWFVSLVTLILIAAALPATALARQDQRIGWIVIDGPIVEQPSPLAWLFGADVEPTVRHMTAMIQDAAESDDIAALVIHLKDFQCGFSQVLALGAAMDDVRAANKRVHVFSENYGPMELLLGASADEVIMQTGGAVSFPGLYSEELYLADALGLVGLQADMVQVGDYKGAADQMARSSASPEWSQNIDALLDDLWAQMGERLREGRHLDDAQWQRVLDEGWSADAKQARSLGLIDTHLDILDLKDHVASQCGTDRVTLDLGPETDELQMDMTNPFAMMAMLMSEPDHTPTRPTVAVVHIDGPIVDGESTEGGLFGGASVGSRTVREALKRIEDEDLIKGVVVRIDSPGGSAIASEIIWQGLRRLAEHKPVFVSVGSMAASGGYYIAVGGDRIYVDPASIVGSIGVVGGKIVTGGLFEKINIGVTARARGPHAQLMSSTQPWDDSQRAMVRAEMKKIYDLFTSRVAAGRGNKVDLSKIAEGRLFTGRQAIGNGMADGIADFDQTIGMLAAKCGLSEGAYDVMTYPGPQSIPEMLESMLPGGVHSPRAQAASPLINVEAIRTLVGEGAWEQIRDSLNALMQLRERRVLLISPRAVVVK; encoded by the coding sequence ATGTCCACGCCCCGTCATTGGTTTGTGTCACTGGTTACTCTGATTCTCATCGCGGCCGCGCTCCCCGCCACGGCGCTGGCCCGGCAGGATCAGCGCATCGGCTGGATCGTCATTGACGGGCCGATCGTCGAGCAGCCCTCGCCGCTTGCGTGGCTCTTTGGCGCCGACGTCGAGCCGACGGTCCGGCACATGACGGCGATGATCCAGGACGCGGCAGAGAGCGACGACATCGCGGCGCTGGTCATTCACCTCAAGGACTTCCAGTGTGGCTTCTCGCAGGTGCTCGCACTGGGCGCCGCGATGGACGATGTCCGGGCCGCCAACAAGAGGGTGCACGTCTTCAGCGAGAACTACGGCCCCATGGAGCTGTTGCTCGGCGCCAGCGCCGACGAGGTGATCATGCAGACGGGCGGCGCCGTCAGCTTTCCCGGCCTCTACAGCGAAGAGTTGTATCTCGCCGATGCGCTCGGCCTGGTCGGGCTCCAGGCCGACATGGTGCAGGTGGGCGATTACAAAGGCGCTGCCGATCAGATGGCGCGCAGCAGCGCCAGCCCTGAGTGGTCGCAGAACATCGATGCGCTGCTCGACGACCTCTGGGCCCAGATGGGCGAACGGCTTCGCGAGGGGCGCCACCTCGATGACGCCCAGTGGCAGCGCGTGCTCGACGAGGGCTGGTCGGCGGACGCCAAGCAGGCCCGCTCGCTTGGACTCATCGACACCCACCTCGACATCCTCGATCTCAAGGATCACGTGGCCAGCCAGTGCGGCACCGATCGCGTCACGCTCGATCTTGGCCCGGAGACCGACGAACTGCAAATGGACATGACCAATCCCTTCGCGATGATGGCGATGCTCATGAGCGAGCCGGACCACACGCCCACCCGGCCGACCGTCGCGGTCGTGCACATCGACGGGCCGATCGTGGATGGCGAGTCAACCGAAGGCGGCCTGTTTGGCGGCGCCAGCGTCGGCAGCCGCACCGTGCGCGAAGCGCTCAAGCGGATCGAAGATGAAGACCTGATCAAGGGAGTCGTCGTGCGCATCGATTCGCCCGGCGGCTCGGCGATCGCTTCTGAGATCATCTGGCAGGGCTTGCGCCGCCTCGCCGAGCACAAGCCGGTGTTCGTTTCCGTCGGGTCGATGGCGGCGTCGGGTGGCTATTACATCGCCGTCGGCGGCGATCGCATCTACGTAGATCCCGCATCGATCGTCGGCTCCATCGGCGTGGTCGGCGGCAAGATCGTCACCGGCGGCCTCTTCGAGAAGATCAACATCGGCGTCACCGCCCGCGCCCGCGGCCCGCACGCGCAGCTCATGAGCAGCACGCAGCCGTGGGACGACAGCCAGAGGGCGATGGTCCGGGCCGAGATGAAGAAGATCTATGACTTGTTCACTTCGCGGGTCGCGGCGGGTCGTGGCAACAAGGTCGATCTCTCGAAGATCGCCGAAGGCCGCCTGTTCACCGGGAGGCAGGCGATTGGCAACGGCATGGCCGACGGCATCGCCGACTTCGACCAGACCATCGGCATGCTCGCGGCCAAGTGCGGCCTCAGCGAAGGCGCCTATGACGTGATGACCTACCCGGGCCCGCAGAGCATCCCAGAGATGCTCGAGTCCATGCTGCCCGGCGGCGTGCACTCGCCTCGTGCGCAGGCCGCCTCGCCGCTCATCAACGTCGAAGCGATCAGAACGCTCGTGGGCGAAGGGGCATGGGAGCAGATCCGCGATTCGCTCAATGCACTGATGCAACTCCGCGAGCGCCGCGTGCTGCTCATCTCGCCGCGGGCGGTGGTGGTGAAGTAG
- the rpoN gene encoding RNA polymerase factor sigma-54: MRFETSQHLRLSQQMKMSPRMIQSMEILQLAAPALEERIEQELEGNIALEIDEPTADGMSLAEQQRDEDRDAAEGERAMVTDDANAGEGFDRLNRLTNEYRDVLDDQFGDSYRRPRQDGEPDGKMAAMANTAARGESLQAQLLSQWALSDVDERHLLAGEQLIGFIDDDGYLRVEMETVLGQAPPGITLELLEEALPVLQETLEPAGIGARNLRECLLIQIDALERENPGVDLEVERLLVLNHLSDIEQNRLPRIAETTGLTIDEVKAGLEGLRHLDPRPGRQLVSESPEVVIPDAIVEYDDEADDYVAMLFDGRLPRLRINPRYAAMLKDEKVEKATREFVDSNVRNARWLIEAIDLRKNTLLRVIRVVVAHQRDFFDQGPAALKPLPMSQVAEQLGVHVATISRAVSGKWIQTPRGVLPLRKFFSSGTETESGEDMSWDAVKQNLKEIIDAEDKREPLGDDKLAAALKERGITIARRTVAKYRDQLGIPAAKMRKTY; the protein is encoded by the coding sequence ATGCGATTTGAAACCTCCCAACATCTTCGCCTCAGCCAGCAGATGAAGATGTCGCCGCGGATGATCCAATCCATGGAGATCCTGCAACTGGCGGCCCCGGCGCTCGAGGAGCGGATCGAGCAGGAACTCGAAGGCAACATCGCGCTGGAGATCGACGAGCCTACGGCAGACGGCATGTCGCTGGCCGAGCAGCAGCGCGATGAGGATCGCGACGCCGCCGAGGGCGAGCGAGCCATGGTCACCGACGATGCAAACGCCGGCGAGGGGTTTGATCGGCTCAACCGCCTGACCAACGAATACCGCGATGTGCTCGACGACCAGTTCGGCGATTCATACCGCCGCCCGCGCCAGGATGGCGAACCCGACGGCAAGATGGCGGCCATGGCCAACACCGCGGCGCGAGGCGAGAGCCTGCAAGCGCAACTGCTCAGCCAGTGGGCGTTGTCGGACGTCGATGAGCGGCACCTGCTCGCCGGCGAGCAGCTCATCGGCTTCATCGACGACGACGGCTACCTCCGCGTCGAGATGGAGACGGTGCTGGGCCAGGCACCGCCGGGGATCACGCTCGAACTGCTTGAAGAGGCGCTGCCCGTCCTGCAGGAGACGCTCGAGCCCGCCGGAATCGGCGCTCGAAACCTGCGCGAATGCCTGCTCATTCAGATCGATGCGCTGGAGCGAGAGAATCCAGGCGTTGATCTTGAAGTCGAGCGGCTTCTCGTGCTCAATCATCTGTCCGACATCGAACAGAACCGCCTGCCAAGGATCGCCGAGACCACGGGGCTGACGATCGACGAGGTCAAGGCGGGGCTCGAAGGGCTGCGGCATCTGGACCCGAGGCCGGGGCGGCAACTGGTCAGCGAGTCGCCCGAGGTTGTCATCCCCGACGCCATCGTCGAGTACGACGACGAGGCGGACGATTACGTGGCGATGCTGTTCGACGGCCGCCTGCCGCGCCTGCGCATCAACCCGCGCTACGCGGCGATGCTCAAGGACGAAAAGGTCGAGAAGGCCACGCGAGAATTCGTCGATTCGAACGTGCGCAACGCTCGCTGGCTCATCGAGGCGATCGACCTGCGCAAGAACACGCTTTTGCGCGTGATTCGCGTCGTGGTCGCGCATCAGCGCGATTTCTTCGACCAGGGCCCGGCAGCGCTCAAGCCGCTGCCCATGTCGCAGGTGGCCGAACAACTCGGCGTGCACGTGGCGACGATTTCGCGCGCCGTGAGCGGCAAGTGGATCCAGACGCCGCGCGGCGTGCTGCCCCTGCGCAAGTTCTTCTCGTCGGGCACGGAGACCGAATCCGGCGAGGACATGAGTTGGGACGCCGTAAAGCAGAATCTCAAAGAAATCATCGACGCCGAAGACAAGCGAGAGCCGCTGGGCGATGACAAACTGGCGGCGGCGCTCAAGGAGCGCGGCATCACCATCGCCCGCCGCACCGTCGCCAAGTACCGCGACCAGCTGGGCATTCCCGCAGCCAAGATGCGAAAGACCTATTGA
- the recR gene encoding recombination protein RecR, with translation MDRSGPYPDSMVRLIDEFANLPGIGRRSAERLAFHVLKSDRATAMKLAQAISDVKTHVKHCSICYNLADRDPCPICSDPRREHQTVLVVEQPKDLISLEQTGMYRGGYHVLLGHIAPLDGIEPEDLTVGALLKRVDDPAGNACGVRIAEVIFGLSPNLEGDGTALYLAEQLKSRGVKLSRLARGLPSGSQIEYASKAVLADAIIGRQGVE, from the coding sequence ATGGACCGAAGCGGCCCGTATCCCGATTCGATGGTGCGGCTCATCGATGAGTTCGCCAACCTGCCCGGCATCGGGCGGCGCAGCGCTGAGCGCCTCGCCTTTCACGTGCTCAAGAGCGATCGGGCGACGGCGATGAAACTCGCCCAGGCGATCAGCGACGTCAAGACGCACGTGAAGCACTGCTCGATCTGCTACAACCTCGCCGACCGCGATCCGTGCCCGATCTGCAGCGATCCGCGGCGCGAGCACCAGACCGTACTCGTGGTTGAGCAGCCCAAGGACCTTATCAGCCTCGAGCAGACGGGGATGTACCGCGGCGGCTACCACGTGCTGCTGGGCCACATCGCGCCCCTCGATGGTATCGAACCCGAAGATCTCACGGTCGGCGCGCTGCTCAAGCGCGTGGATGACCCCGCAGGCAACGCGTGCGGCGTGCGGATCGCGGAAGTGATTTTCGGCCTGAGCCCGAACCTGGAGGGCGACGGCACGGCGTTGTACTTGGCCGAACAACTCAAGAGCCGGGGCGTGAAACTGAGCCGCCTGGCGCGCGGCCTGCCCAGCGGCTCGCAGATCGAATACGCGAGCAAGGCGGTGCTCGCGGACGCGATCATCGGCCGCCAGGGGGTTGAGTGA
- a CDS encoding YbaB/EbfC family nucleoid-associated protein, which yields MFDQFKNLGQLSSMLRNAGQLREQMKQVQDKLKTMKASAETGGGAVKATVTGAMRVASLQIDPAMFAALIDAGSDADRQMAEDLIAGAINAAMEKAQRMAADEMSRRARELGLPIDPGADLGGLLGE from the coding sequence GTGTTCGACCAGTTCAAGAATCTCGGGCAGTTGTCGAGCATGCTGCGCAACGCCGGCCAGTTGCGCGAGCAGATGAAGCAGGTGCAGGACAAACTCAAGACGATGAAGGCTTCAGCCGAAACCGGCGGCGGCGCCGTCAAGGCGACCGTTACCGGCGCCATGCGCGTGGCGTCGCTCCAAATCGACCCGGCGATGTTCGCGGCCCTCATCGACGCAGGCAGCGACGCGGATCGACAGATGGCTGAAGACCTCATCGCCGGCGCGATCAACGCGGCGATGGAGAAGGCGCAGCGCATGGCGGCGGATGAGATGTCCCGCCGCGCCCGCGAACTCGGCCTGCCCATCGACCCGGGCGCCGACCTCGGCGGCCTGCTGGGGGAGTGA